A region of Equus przewalskii isolate Varuska chromosome 29, EquPr2, whole genome shotgun sequence DNA encodes the following proteins:
- the MTERF2 gene encoding transcription termination factor 2, mitochondrial, translating to MLWKLLGRCQPCRLCAFRRMLSASQYRPVLAYFPYTTDNRSNKENKRTVEKLYKFSVDIRKIRRLKGWVLLEDETYVEEIANILQQLGADETAVASILERCPEAIVCSPTAVNTQRGIWQLVCKNEEELVKLIQQFPESFFTVKDQENRKLNIQFFQELGLKNVVISRFLTTASNVFHNPVEKNKQMISILQESYLNLGGSEANMKVWLLKLLSQNPFILLNSSVAIGETLEFLQEQGFTNSEILQLVSKLKGFLFQLCPRNIQTSISFSKNAFKCSDHDLKQLVLKCPALLYYSVPVLKERIQGLLKEGISIAQIRETPMVLELTPQIVQYRIRKLNSLGYRIKDGHLANLNGTRKEFEASFDKIQAKKGRPLFNPVAPLNVEE from the coding sequence ATGCTGTGGAAGTTGCTGGGGAGATGCCAGCCCTGCAGGCTGTGTGCTTTCAGAAGGATGCTCTCAGCTTCACAATACAGACCTGTTTTAGCATACTTCCCCTATACAACTGATAATCggtcaaacaaagaaaataaaagaacagtgGAAAAGCTCTATAAATTTTCAGTTGATATCAGGAAAATTCGCAGATTAAAAGGATGGGTACTTTTGGAGGATGAAACCTATGTTGaagaaattgcaaatattttacaacAGCTAGGTGCCGACGAGACTGCTGTGGCCAGTATTTTGGAACGCTGCCCAGAAGCAATTGTCTGCAGTCCAACCGCTGTTAACACCCAGAGAGGGATCTGGCAGCTGGTCTGCAAAAACGAGGAGGAGTTAGTCAAGTTAATACAACAGTTTCCAGAATCTTTCTTTACTGTTAAAGACCAGGAAAACCGGAAGCTGAACATTCAGTTCTTTCAAGAGTTGGGACTCAAAAATGTGGTCATTAGCAGATTTTTGACAACTGCATCTAATGTTTTTCATAACCCTGTTGAGAAGAATAAGCAAATGATAAGTATTCTCCAAGAGAGTTATCTAAATTTAGGTGGCTCTGAGGCCAACATGAAAGTTTGGCTACTAAAATTATTAAGCCAAAACCCATTCATTTTGTTAAATTCGTCTGTGGCTATAGGGGAAACACTAGAATTTCTCCAGGAGCAAGGTTTCACAAACTCTGAAATTCTCCAACTTGTGTCCAAACTCAAAggatttctttttcaactttgcCCAAGAAATATACAGACCAGTATTTCCTTctctaaaaatgcttttaaatgctCTGATCATGACCTGAAGCAACTAGTTTTGAAATGTCCTGCCCTTTTATATTATTCTGTTCCAGTTTTGAAAGAGAGGATTCAGGGATTATTAAAAGAAGGAATTTCCATAGCTCAGATACGAGAGACACCAATGGTTCTTGAATTAACGCCACAGATAGTACAGTACaggataaggaaactgaattcCTTAGGCTATAGAATAAAGGATGGACATCTAGCAAATCTAAATGGAACGAGAAAAGAGTTTGAAGCTAGCTTTGATAAAATTCAGGCCAAAAAAGGAAGGCCATTATTTAACCCTGTGGCGCCATTAAATGTTGAAGAGTAG